From the genome of Malus sylvestris chromosome 13, drMalSylv7.2, whole genome shotgun sequence:
ATCATTCTTGGCTGAATGATCCCAACAACCACAAGACCTATATTACATCACAGAATCCATAGAGACTTCCATTGTTTATATAACGGATCAACGAAACGAAGGGCATGTCTGTCTCAGTTACCACCCGGTCCACCAAAGAGGTAACCCAAAGAAGATCCACCGCCCGGGGCAGCATGGACCTTGGTCGAGGGTCGATCCTGCACGCAGGGAGAATCAATATGAACATCAAAATAACACAAATTGTGCATAAAATAGAACGAAAACACTATATCAAACAATGAAGAAGGATAAGCCAATTCCAGCAGCTATATAAACCGTTTCAGTGAACAAATTATAAACACCAAGATATTTGgataataattaaaaagatAATGAAATATCGGAAGATTCATTGGGGTGTAACCATGTAAGTAAACTAGGTTTTGTCTAACCCCCAAACAATGAGGAGAATCTTACCGTTATGAAGTTTCCGGTGTTCTGGCCATCTGCACGCATGTAGTTGTTTGTAGAGGTGCTATGGATACCAGCAGGAATCGCCTTGGTGATATCAACTGGTTCAGGAGCAGGAGCAGGAGCAACAGGCTTGGAAGCAGGCTCATCTGGAACTGGCGCAGCTTGAGCATTGTTGGCAGCCGGTTTTGGAGCCTCTCCACTCCCAAAAAGATAGTTCAAAGAACTCTGTCCCCCACCGCTGCTAACTCCACGACCCATGTTCTGTAACTTCTTCACAGATAACCCTACACCCTTACATTACAGACAGATGTTTAGAGTGGAATTCTGGAATAAAGAACAAAATTGCAAGAAACTATACCGATGATTCCTAATTGACGCCTCAACCAGTAAATAATATACCTACAGGAACAATTATCACAATAACTTTGACACTACTTGCCTCAGTGTCACGAAATACTTTGAAATCAAAACACCATAACATGATCTAAACCATTGATCCATTTTATAAATCGAACCACTCACAAGAAACCCGAACgagaaggaaaaaacaaaaatcttaaGAGTCTGCACCATGAACTTCAAGGTTGGAATCTGCCTTCGTCACAAAAAGGCTCAACTTTTCGATGTTTGATAGACcaaacaaattcaatttctacTTATTTTGGAATGATTTCTTCACAATTTTTAAAACCCAATTGATCGGTTCAGCTAAATTACACAAACAGAAGTTCAATTTAGCAAAATGCAGGCTCACACGCAGACACTTTTTCGGTATAAAAAATCGAAAACAGACAGATCCACGATCAACAGTTCATCCTAGAAACCTCAAAAATCAGAAGCAAAAGAAACGTCTCAGTCAAACACTaccacaaatcaaaacatacaTCTATAGATCTACCAAATGAAATGCACCCCAAAAATCCACCGATTAAATATCAAAATTATCCACTAGGAAAAGCATCAAATCAAGCACAGTAAAATTGGGTTCTAAAAAAGCGAGAAATTGAAAGCGAAACGCAGCGATTGAATCGTGTAAGTCAAAATCCGAGAAGGGAGGCAGAGATCTAGGGTTAGAGAGAGGGGCGCGTAGGGTACCTGGTTGTTGGGATCAGATCTGGAAGGGAGAGCTGTGGAAGCAGAGAGTGTTGAGCTACTGGAGACACACAGAAAAACTGCACGCCACTTCTAGGTGTTATATAAACATATCAGTGCAGATACGCTGTCACTGTtttccaaattttattttattattttttgaattatccagattttatttattaaatatttcaaatttcacaaatttaaaCCCtaccccaaaaaaataaataggtCAATATTTGGTGGAAATTTGCAATATTAATCTTACTGAAATTGAATCGACCATCTTGGTTCTCTAATTCtttactttttcaaaatttttattttctttttataaaacaAATGCTGCATATGCGAAAAATGATAATTAAACAATGAGATTTATTGTTagatgaaaatttaaatatgaatCGTTGATCATatatttaaatgaaattatattttttaccGCTTCGTTTGATTGTGACATAGAACTCTAGGTCAGCACCAACCGAAGAAGGGTCAAAGGGCTCCATTTACCACTATAGTTCtgtaagaaattatattttaatgaacagtactaTCTCATATTTTATACTATTTCCAACCGAGAGGGCCAAAGagtcataggccaaacataactatttgacaaaaaactatctccaaccgagagggccaaagggtcattggccaaacataatttattattttaattaaattaaactaccattgTCACTCCCCGACCCGTGAATAAAGACTATCCACGAGCTAGGGTGTGAGTCATATCTTAGCTATAGAAATAAATCCTACAACCAAGATATGgtggaaaataaaatgaaataattaaaatttattgaatACGCAGCGGAATAACAATAATGCACAAATTAATTCACAACAAAactactaacaaaataataattaaattgtaacaaatattagtatacaaaattaattcataacaaaaataccaactaaaataataattgaaatgaGTAACTCTTGAAAATACATAATATGTATGCAATGAGATGTATGAATGTATACGTACtcactcccttctaatcccgTCAACACATACCCAAGCCTGCACGTCCCATACCATGCTTATACCACTTGGCTCCGAGTACGTTATAATATGAGTTAACTCCCGTTCATCCCTTAAcccaatttttataattaaactcTCAGTTTCCACTTTATTAAACAGGCTTCCCCCGACGCCCAAATGTATACTCAAACCCTGCACCCTACACCTGACATATACAcggttcattattttatattcaagGCAAACTTTAGCCCTTGAATATCCTCACAACTTAAACACTTTACACAAGTGAGCACTTGACACAACACAACTCTTTTTCTTGCTTTGCAATGCATATGTATATGTCATGTTCACATAGATATCAATACTCACACTTTATCTAACAAGCCTGCAActtcaacataaatcaaattgatTAGTAACAAGAGTaatataatcataatattaacaaaataataatctaTAATCCATCATATAAAATGTTGCTCGTTGACCACTCCATATATATTTATTCATCGTCTCGTCCATCTTGGTCGAGCAACCTGATTTTATTGGAAAAGAATAGACATccatgttagagaaaataatcgTTAGAGTGAAATATATGTCTCAAATGCCACAAGGCATGAAATTATGTCTCTAGCTTTTCCCTTTCCAAAcatcatcttttatttttattttagaccACCACTTCTGCTTCATTAATATAGCTGAAACTATCAGCTGTTCGAACTGGGATATAAGTCAGCCATATATTCGATTGTCTTGGTTTTTGGATATGTTATAGAGGAGatgataaggaacaactttagTAAAGGAAGTGTTTCGATTCGAGTTACGAAAAATGGGGTTTTGGTGCTCATAACATGGCTATCCAGTTTTCTGCGGGATTAGAGACATGAGTTGGTATTTCAAACATAATGGACGATCACACCGTTGGATGTTTCTGAAATTTTTATATATCATGGTAGAGAGACAGATGAACAACTCTCATGAAGGAAATATTATAGTAAAATACATGGATGATGGTGTTTTGATCTGTTAAATAGGCTGGACGAATTGCTAGTCTTGGATATCTTTCTTTTGATGGATGAAAATGATAGTAGTTTGATGGAGAGATTTGTTGGGTAAGGCTCATGTATTTTTCTGGGATTTGTCTCACACTCTTTGTACATCATCTTCAAGAGAGATAAATAGAGATTGCCGATAGTTTGGTGGAAGTGGTTCTCATGGAAAAGATCTCAAAATGTAAATGCATAAACACGCAAGATTTAAGTGGTTCGCCAAATTGACTACATCAATTGGGGTTTGCTTTCATTGTATTTCACTATATATGAGGGacttacaaatacaatgaaagatgGCTTAAAGCCTTAACAATATGTAAAAGAAAGGTAATTGGATAATATGAAAGGGAGGATGGCTTTTTATTGaagttgttctttttttttcttcttcttcttcttcttcctctctcttttcttcttcctctttcctcTATGTCCTTCCGTTGTTTCTTTTCTCGTTCCTTTATGTAGATTGCATGCCATCTTCTTCTGCAAAGAATCTCCACAAGTGTGCTAGTGGAAAGAAAGCAAGTGTTGTGCTAATCATTAAACATGAAATGTGTTCCAATAGAAACACACCAAATGTTAACCTAATCATCACCATGAAATGTGTTCCAATCACAAGGCAACAAATGTTATTCTCATCATTAACAATGAAATGTGATCCAATAGACAAACAATAAATGCTAAGCAAAACCTTAACTCTAATATGTGTTCAAATGGCAAAGAGACATGTGTGAAGTTAATCAATATTATGTAAGGTGGATACAAGCATCCAAGGCCACGTTCATCTCTAAGGAATATGAATCCCACCTCTTCAAACTTTGGAGGGATGAATTATCACCAAACATTTAGCTCTTAGATTCCTAATGAATACAAACTTGCCAACTCACCCTTAAGTAGACTTCCACCTTCACATTTAGAGTGGTGAGTAATCACCAAATCATTAACTCCTAATGCTATAAACTCTCCACCTCAACCTATTTAGAGTAGTGACTAACCCTTCCCCTTTATTCTCTAATGGTTGCCAAAACGCCACTTAGCATTTGTGAGAAAAATCTAGCCAAACTCATCATAATCCCCTTctccaattcaaactaaaaatatcCCTAAATACATATGAACATGAAATAgctagtttttgaaataatttgtagGAAAAAAGGATTTTACATTGAAACTATTTTACATACCGAGAATAGGTTCTTgcataaaaataaatcaaataaaatcattacgtaaaaataattacccaacatacacccatatatatataaccattttTTTAAATACGGGGTATTAcaaccatattaaaataaggttttcggACATATTTTGATTGCCACTTATCGCAAAATGAATAAACTTCcggatttcttatctttatataatctcaataattttttggatagGATTTTGAGTGACACGCGTCGCTAACGTGAGTAACTCtccagatttcttatctttatgcaATCTCAGTAATTTTTCGGATTGGATTTCGAGTGACGCGTGTCGCGAGTAACTctccatatttcttatctttatgtaatcttaataattttttggataTGATTTCGAGTACCACGTGTCGAGATGTAATTGGTTGTGCAAATTTTAGATAGAATTCTTATCTACGTGGCACTTCTTATCTTCAGCTTTCAATGTTGTAGGAATGgtgtaggtatttataggaaaaaaatagatttttttttaatttgtccaaaaaaaataatttcaagtTCCAACGGTAACTTGATGGCATCATGACATTAGCTAGCCCTTGCTAGCTGACGCTAGGTAGCTGTTGGCATTCAAATGGGATGAGCTGGAAGGCTGGtaaaatgtcaagcttgacattctGGAGCTGGAAAGCTGGcaaaatgtcaagcttgacattttggtgctggagggctggctggaAATGGTCAGCCCGCTCACCTGATTTGGGGGTTTACGCTCGGTGGGGCCCACAAGCCATTTGGCCTAGCCTTCGGTTGGAAACGGTTTTCGTGTCATTCCAATCTATTTTTAGCCCtatattcttttgatcaggttggttggagatggcctaataaGAGATATTTCTACTTTCAAGGATTTTTgccttttatttaattttttatttcttttaattgCTTTTTTATCTAATATGGAAAAACTTATACATATTTCGTTTgcattttttattagtttaattTATAGCCAGTGGTTATGGATAAAACGTTATGCCAGTTTGGCATCTGATGTAACCTACTAACCTCCTTGCTTTGTACTTTCCGTTTGTCGACCATGCAGcaaagagattttttaatgtgtttagaACAAGTTTGATACATTaatcaattgtattatgacactggTGTATTGAGTTGTATTCTCgtcatattgaaaaatttatCCGTGCATCTAAGTGTAAAACCataattaccaaattaccaTTCAAGTGGTAAAGTATCAAAAATACACATGATGCTCCCTTGCCAtttttaatatatcatatattttcgATGTTACGAATATTTTCTCACGGACAACAGTTGttgcagttttattttttatacgtTCCCTTCCACTAAGTATACCGAAGCCTATGTGATTTGGTAGCTTAGCTCATGTCTACACTGGAGGAAGTTGTGATATCTCTACTAATATCCTATGCAAAGCCTGTGGCCTTGAGAAAAAGGGTGCATGATCGGAGCCCTTAAGCCGGAAAACCTGTTCCGGCGGGTTGGATTCGATCATGGCTTCTTGTAATGGAACGGTTATGGCATGATCTTCTTGAGTCACTACGAAAAACCGCCTGACAGCGCCGTAGTTCTCGTCGGAAAGAAAAAGCTTCTCTGTTACTGGTGCAAAGGGGATTGGCCTCATTGAGACCGATGCCAGTGCAACATCCTGGTTTGGATTAAGGAGGACGAAAATTAGCTTCGATATCAAACGGAAAAAACTAACTGATTAGCGCTTGAGCTCTGTTGTAGGTTATACAACGTACCTTTGCAGGACTTTGATTGAACAATAAGTCTTCGGACAGTTTTTTGTCAAGAGTAATAGCACTAGGAGGCTGATCCTTCCCATTGGCATACAAGAATCTCTGAGCCTGTCGC
Proteins encoded in this window:
- the LOC126594983 gene encoding protein SPIRAL1-like 1, translated to MGRGVSSGGGQSSLNYLFGSGEAPKPAANNAQAAPVPDEPASKPVAPAPAPEPVDITKAIPAGIHSTSTNNYMRADGQNTGNFITDRPSTKVHAAPGGGSSLGYLFGGPGGN